In Ammospiza caudacuta isolate bAmmCau1 chromosome 2, bAmmCau1.pri, whole genome shotgun sequence, a genomic segment contains:
- the KCNRG gene encoding potassium channel regulatory protein, giving the protein MSSREVVVLSVGGVRFITRASTLQRFPESRLARMVSDDDQEFKLVNGEFFVDRDGALFSYIMDFLRTLQVSLPTDFSDYQRLQREAEFYGLYPLANLLSQEHLLKPRLEILEVRFSLQEMQAFFRIFGSCSTTIEALAEQITVFTGQQSGQGWNSPFPSQKPLVPLPLERPSHHDMVFLCGTEYSAGDQFVARYVSIKPDKRKLINGTNVLGLLLDTLLKDGFRLISTRTVPSEEKAECYTFERTKRAAGLAIMVNQTPGSSGVAQARRSQVQKGK; this is encoded by the exons ATGAGTAGTCGAGAGGTGGTCGTTCTGAGTGTGGGAGGTGTGAGGTTTATAACCCGGGCTTCCACCTTGCAGCGGTTCCCTGAGTCCAGGCTGGCACGCATGGTGAGTGACGATGACCAGGAATTTAAACTGGTGAATGGAGAGTTTTTTGTGGACAGAGATGGAGCTTTGTTTAGTTACATCATGGACTTCTTGAGGACTCTCCAGGTTTCCTTACCAACTGATTTCTCAGACTATcagaggctgcagagagaagcagaattCTATGGACTCTACCCCCTGGCCAACCTCCTGAGCCAAGAACATTTGCTGAAACCGAGGCTGGAGATCTTGGAAGTGCGTTTTTCTCTCCAAGAAATGCAGGCCTTTTTCCGGATCTTTGGTTCCTGCAGTACCACCATTGAGGCACTAGCTGAGCAGATCACTGTGTTTACAGGACAGCAgtcaggacagggctggaacagcccttttccttcccagaaaCCACTTGTTCCACTTCCTTTGGAAAGACCCTCTCATCATGATATGGTTTTTCTGTGTGGGACTGAGTATTCTGCTGGTGACCAGTTCGTGGCCAG GTATGTTTCCATAAAGCCTGATAAGAGAAAGCTGATTAATGGTACTAACGTGCTAGGCCTGCTGCTTGACACTTTGCTCAAAGATGGATTTCGCCTCATAAGCACCAGGACAGTCCCCAGTGAAGAGAAGGCTGAATGCTACACTTTTGAAAGGACGAAGAGGGCAGCAGGCCTTGCCATCATGGTGAACCAAaccccagggagctctggggtAGCACAGGCAAGGAGAAGCCAAGTACAGAAAGGGAAATAA
- the TRIM13 gene encoding E3 ubiquitin-protein ligase TRIM13, giving the protein MDMMELLEEDLTCPICCSLFDDPRVLPCSHNFCRKCLEGILEGNVRNVLWRPSPFKCPTCRKETPVTGVNSLQVNYSLKGIVEKYNKIKVTPKMPVCKVHSGQPLNIFCRTDMQLICGVCATRGDHTKHVFCSIEEAYSQEKRAFETLFQGFETWRCGDALSRLDTLETSKRKALQMLTKDSDKVKEFFEKLQHTLEQKRNEILSDFETMKLAVMQAYDPEINKLNTILQEQRMAFNIAEAFKDVSEPIIFLQQMQEFREKIKVLKETPLPCSTVDISPTMKSFDTSQWNGIKLVDVDKLSLPQESNTFKFKIPSVFSRRFIVNSLIFLLILAVTRMSFVESVIDNLQCWKSQFLTICLSYLADTVEIADHAVFYWEQMTDGASLLREKCKNYTLVVLDNVAQFVCKYKLL; this is encoded by the exons ATG GACATGATGGAGCTCTTAGAGGAAGATCTGACCTGTCCCATTTGCTGTAGCCTGTTTGACGATCCTCGTGTCCTGCCCTGTTCACACAATTTCTGCAGAAAGTGTCTGGAAGGAATTCTTGAGGGAAATGTGCGGAATGTGCTTTGGAGGCCATCCCCTTTCAAGTGCCCCACATGCAGAAAGGAGACTCCTGTCACTGGAGTCAACAGCTTGCAGGTCAACTATTCCCTGAAAGGCATCGTGGAGAAGTACAACAAAATCAAAGTAACTCCAAAAATGCCTGTGTGCAAAGTGCACAGCGGGCAGCCCCTTAACATTTTTTGCAGGACAGACATGCAGCTGATCTGTGGGGTTTGTGCCACCCGTGGTGACCACACAAAGCACGTTTTCTGTTCCATTGAAGAAGCTTATTCCCAGGAGAAGCGGGCTTTTGAAACCTTGTTCCAGGGCTTTGAAACTTGGCGTTGTGGAGATGCCCTCTCACGGCTGGATACCTTAGAGACCAGCAAGAGGAAAGCTCTGCAGATGCTGACGAAAGATTCTGACAAAGTGAAGGAGTTCTTTGAGAAGCTGCAGCACACGCTGGAGCAGAAGAGAAATGAGATTCTGTCTGACTTTGAGACCATGAAGCTTGCGGTGATGCAGGCCTACGATCCGGAAATCAATAAACTGAACACCATTCTGCAAGAGCAGCGGATGGCTTTTAACATTGCAGAGGCCTTCAAAGATGTGTCCGAGCCCATTATATTTCTGCAGCAGATGCAGGAGTTCAGGGAAAAAATCAAGGTGCTCAAAGAAACCCCTTTACCTTGTTCCACTGTGGACATCAGTCCCACAATGAAGAGCTTTGATACCAGCCAGTGGAATGGAATAAAGCTTGTTGATGTGGACAAACTTTCCTTGCCTCAGGAAAGCAACACTTTTAAATTCAAGATTCCCTCGGTCTTTTCACGCAGATTTATAGTGAACTCTCTTATTTTCTTGCTCATTCTTGCTGTCACCAGAATGTCCTTTGTGGAGTCGGTCATTGACAATCTCCAGTGCTGGAAATCTCAGTTCCTTACAATTTGCTTGTCCTATTTGGCAGATACCGTGGAGATAGCAGATCATGCAGTCTTTTACTGGGAACAGATGACAGATGGAGCTTCACTCTTAAGAGAAAAGTGTAAAAACTATACGTTGGTTGTACTGGATAACGTCGCACAGTTTGTGTGCAAATATAAACTGTTGTGA